From Onychostoma macrolepis isolate SWU-2019 chromosome 05, ASM1243209v1, whole genome shotgun sequence:
GCATTACAAATCATTTTCTGACCTAATATAAAGTTCCTGAGCATCTGAAACTGATGTATCATGGGAGTTCCTTTAACCTGGATCGTCAGAATTCGACTGAGATGTTTCGTTTCCATTCTCAAACACTGCAGAGTATCTTCTGGTTAAAGATACTAGATGGGagacaaaagagaaaaagagagaaaaacgaTAGGGAGTGCATAAGAAAACAGGTGCAGTGAAGAGGTGTGTCATATTGTGAGACTCACCAGGTACAGTGATGTTTGCAGTGGTCCGTGTCACAGTAATGGCAGTGAGGCCGTTCTCTCTCCAGTAAAGAGTGTAACGTAAGGCCACAACAACATCACACTGTTGTcgcacttaaaaaaataataataataacaataattacacAATGAACATTTTTTCCAACTTTACACTTCATGTCAATCTTGACAACAATGTTACCAAAAGCAAAATGATAGTAATattttctgtattattatttactatgtacactgccattcaaaggtttgggatcTTTTAAAGATCACCAAGACTGCATGTGACTGCATTTATCCATGTGATGCGAGgctgaattttcaattttcattactccagtcttcagtgtcacacgatccttcataATTCATCctaaatatgctgatttgctgctcaagaaacattgttgaaaatgttgtaatttttttttttttaataaaacatattcCACACATTTcttttacttcaatgaaagtattagtttctttaaaaaaattttttacagACCTCAAATCTTTGAACACTAGTGTaaattattgatattttatatctatttaaatataatatagtcaaaatatttaaatgtaatatttaatatacttagcattaaaaaaataactgctGGAAATGTTCATGCAACTGACCAGATATGGGCTCACGAGAATTTGACAGAAATAATCCGAGGTTATCGGCTATTTCATCCACAACACTGACTGTGACGATACCTGGAACGTATGCAAACATATGAACAgtcacacatatacatatttgCATGCACAGAAAGACAATACAATCAATAGTTTCAAGCTATATTTACATATCTACAGCATATCATTGAGGGTAGACTATAACCACTACAGTCTAGTCACTACAACCACACTATTCCTTGTAATgttgcattttaaaacactgaTAAATTGCATTAAGTGATATTAGATTTTTTCTATTCAGAATGTTTTATCATATATAGAAACTTTGTTGATTATGCAAGTTCAGGAATTTCATGCATCTTTTTGCAAAAcctttgtaaatatatttgaacCTTGAGTTGTTACAGGGCCGATAAGAAACGTTGGTATTGATGGTATGATGCATCATGTTGTAATCTGTGGTGGATGTTCTCATGTTTGGTTGTGATAATAAAAGGAGGATAGGAAAGAAAACTGTTATACTGTATCTCTACCTCCCGTCCATCTTTAATATCCACTCTCAAGTCATCAGAAGGTGGTGGACAGAACTGCAGCCTCCTCACGCACTGAGACtcaaaattttccaaaaatGCCACTGGAGCATTTTCCGCACACTGGCCCAGTCCAGAGTTCTGCTCACAACACAACTGGGATTAATATTTGTATCACATGCACGAAAGCGTCACACTCATATAAACTGATACATGCACTAGCAATGTAGCTGCATCTAACCTGTGGGATGGTGAAGTATTGGTCACCCTTAGTGAATATTGGATCCCCCTGGCGGTAGTTAATGGGAGGTAAGGGAGCTGTCATCTGCAGGGCTTGAAATGATGGACTGGGCTTTGGAGAGctgtaaaaacatgcaaatgtagAAAATcaccaaacattttattttttaaagaaattagtacttttatttagcaagaatgaattatatgcataatatagttcttttgaactttctattcatcaaagaatcctgttgaatcacaaaaaaatgattgagtactaaatcagcatattagaatgatttctgaaggatcatatggcACTGAAGATTGGAagaatagctgctgaaaattcagctttgccctcacaggaataaattacaattttaaaatattataaaatagaaaagcattatttcaaataataataataataataataataattcacaatatcaataaatgttgattttttttttttttttaaataataaagccTTTGTGAGCAGAAAAAAATGGCTCTCTCACTGAcccaaaatttttaaatttttcagtaAGTGTAAAAATACATGAATTTGGACATAAACAAAAAAGGCACTGAAAAACTTCCTCTCCTTACACTGTCCCACCATTGTAGAAAAATCCCAGAAAGGGGTTGTTGTCCGAGGGGGAGGTGACACAGAGGAAGGGGAACCAATCAGGGTAATTTTCAGAGGACTGAGATGAGCACTGATACTCTGGAACAGGACTGAAACTTCCCCCGAAAGGTCCAGGAAGACACTGATTCACAAACAACCCCAGAACGTCTTGAGtacaatcctgaaaaaagaaaaacactcagAGATAACCTTAGACTTCCTGATTCCCCTTTGTTAAGATTTCGCTCAGATCAGCTTTATGAAACTTCCCATAGAACTGAATCATAGATTTCCATGAACTGCACATAATATGGAACAATTGTTTTGGATATTATTCTAATGAGGGCTGGAATGAATTGTGACATTGCAAGTAATTTTTCTTTAGTAAAATTATTAAACTATGCAGTAAGAGTTGCTAAACCAGGACTGATCAATAATGTGGGGCTTAGCAATAGTAAACAGATAGATTGATATATTAGAAACAGATATTCACCTGGTCACAACAGCAGCGTATGTCACACTCGCCTGGGGAAACATCACATGGGCAGCGGCCAAGAGGCTCAAACACTTGGTTGGGAATgactgttttattttctgtgaaAATAGAACACAGACAGAAGACATTATTATatatctaaaatgagcattaaaGTATTTAATTTATCAACGACTACTCAGTGGTACCATGGTATAAATGATGGTATCAAAGTGAATTAGAATTACAATGCATTCAAGAAATATACATGaccagttcatgcattccctggaaactgaacccatgaccttgctGTTACGAAAGCAATGCTCTACTGCTCGTAGTGTTCCTCATTCGAATGTCTGATTGACAGGAATACTCATGAACCAGGGTATTTCATGGTTCtccaaaaactgtaaatatttttgttaaaaatggtATTACCACAGTAGTAAAAACCACTAGGATGTTCTGCAGAACTTCATATTCAGTTACATGAAAATAGACACTAACCAGATGGGGGTTTGTTGGGGACAAACTGGGCATAAATCTGGGTCTGTATAAGGAGTGAGGCTTTGGGAGTTTCATCCACATGCAGAAACGAGGAGAGTCTCCTGGAGACACAGCGGCTCCTGGCAGCAGTCTGGGACAGATGTTTCATTCCCACACAGCTGCAGACTGCGGTTGAGACTCAGTCGCACCAAGACAGCATTCTGATATATTGATAATCAACAGGGAGAAGATAATGGTATTTAGTAGTACAACACTCGAGTATGGCAAGTGTATTgtctcatttttttaaaataaattcatactttttcagaaaaaatgcattaaattgaacaaaagtgacctttaaaggggtggtttactgctttttttctttgcttgattgtgtttatggggtgcaatataacatgtcttcgtgtttcgtttgttaaaaaacgccttatttttcatatatttcacctttattgtaagccgctttctcctctgtcatttgaacgaccggttgacttcctgattctatgaaaccactccctcagaaacaggcaatgggctcagattggttagttggtcctgtgtgttgtgattggctaaactgcgtactgcacattgtccggaaacttcacgcccattaccttcacgggcgacagatgcatgtgctccggtcaaatgtaaataatggtgtcaatattgccgtatcagtttgagccagaatcagacccagaaagcggtaatgaagagagtcaagcagaacttccgcaagcacggctcttacaaacgtttctgactgataagtttgctgttgtgattacatatcatttgttgaagtttgtacacgtttgtcttatacacacaaaatagcatcgaactaactggctactataaccaaacagcgttggcttgtgtttacggtcttgatcaaatcgaaaaattacgtcataaagtatacatggaaaatacatttacaaaattagtaaataattacaaattcggctccaaaatgtttgtacgcgtttgtcatagacacacgaaatagcatttaactaactggctactaaagcagcgttggcatttgtttaactccttgataaaactaaaacattacgtctgaaattatacatgcaaatacatttaaaattatgaaatcttacttacaggttgtggcccaacaactgctgcctctggttttaaagttggaactgctccatgttttagtaatagtttctgtgtgaatccggcattgaactcgtgtagattctggaagctgtcttccgtaaaatgcgcagcacagagagctaaattaggattataattgtcaggaacataatcaaacataaattttaaccattgttgacgaacaacagcgtccgtaggaagcccgaacacagaagacctgacagcagggtgaaaataacaccgtttcgacggcatggctacaactctccactataactcttcctcttcgacaaagccgcagaacatggccttgcccctctttgcatgttccggagggaggggttgatgcaaatttatgggtttttacgtatgcaaccgggaagtatctcgttgtagtcccatatgagtcgttttgtaggcattaaacttcctgatttttaaaggcgatatctccgcttacgttgaactttcagcgcagcaactttgcggatactgttcatgcaccaacagcaacattacacactatttaaaatgaaaaaagtgaaatcgcagtaaaccacccctttaagacatttgaaatattacaaaatatttttatttttaaaatacagttaggtccatatatatttggacattGACACAATGTTCATAATTTCTActctgtatgccaccagaataGAAATTTAGTaataaaacaatcaagatgaaattgaaagtgcagactttaagctttaattcaaggggttgaacaaaaatataacataaaaagcTTAGGAGTTACAACCATTTTATACACAGTCCCcccatttttaatattttgttgagaatcctttgcaggcaatgactgccttaagtctggaactcatggacatcaccagagtttcctcctttgtgatgctttgccaggcctttactgcagctgacttcagttgttatttgtttgtgggtctttctgcctttagttttgtcttcagcaagtgaaatgcatgctcaatcgggttgagatcaggagattgacttggccattgcagaatattccacttttaaccttcaaaaactcctgggttgcttttgctgtatgatttgggtcattgtccattTGTACTATGAAGTGCCGTCCAATCAACTTTGCTCCATTTGACTGAATCTGGGCAGAGAGTATATAACTGTACACTTCAGAATGCTTCTGgctgcttctgtcttctgtcacatcatcactaaacaccagtaacccagtgccactggaagccatgcatgcccatgccaggctgatcttaatttcagccgtccaaaaaatatttttccagaagtggtctggcttttttagatgttttatgGCAAAGTCTATTCAggccttgtttgcaccttgtggtgaaACCTCTGTATTGTACCTCTTGATTGTAGACTGAAGGCGACACGTCTACCTCCTGAAGagtgttcttctcttggctggatgttgtgaaagggtttttctttaccatggagaggatcctccgatcatccaccactgttgtcctcAGTGAATGTCGAAGCCTTTTTATTTTGCTGAGTTCACcagtgtgttcttttttttttctcagaatgtaccaaaactgttgatttggccaaataatgaaagaatagcCCACGCCTGtccatgaaacagcttttgagtcaaGTATCCAATTACTTATGGTTCCTTGAAAAAGGGCGTAGGTACATATTAAAAAGCTGTAATTTCTTAACCTTCTCTCCAATTTTGATGagcccatattcattatataactgtaacttgaatatattttggtcagcagctaaaaaaataaagattgtGCCCGTCTCCAAATATACACTAttttgccaaaagtattgggtcacccccttctaatgaacaggttttgactactttagtaatttccatgagtacaaatcttaatgtttaagcatataatgatattctagggaattgtgtgcttctaattttaaagcaacagttcaaATGATTGAAGACGgttcaacaaaataataatgtatgtcATTTACTGTGAAGAGGAAAACTTTGGTTTATACATTAAGGAAACCAAGTGGTAAAAATGTACAGTTGAGCCACTCCTTCTGAGGTGATTCCCTTAATAATCATGATTTAAAACTCCTACGACAATTTTGCAAGTGGCATGTCATTGCAGTTTGTCAAACTTGAATGTCAGGGATATTTCCATCATGTTTACTGAAGAAGTCAACCAGATGAATTGTGATGACATCTAGATTTCATATGAACAAtagataaacatttttttaaatatcagatCCATTCCATGCTATGAGCTGAAGCAAATATTACACTGTTATCATTTAAAGGgtcatttaaaaagaaacgtattatgaataatattattatcatgtCTTGTGGATGTTATAATAAAGCCGTCCCATTAAATATCTTGCATGACAAGATATTTAATGAATTCATACTACTGGTCTGTTTAAGTGAATCGTCTAagaaccattcaaaagtttggagttggtacgatttttaaaatgtttattaaaagaagtcccttctgctcaccaaaacagcatttatttgatcaacaatacagtaaaaacagtaacattgtgaaatataattacgatttaaaataattttcttttattttaatatattttaaatgtaccgtattgtcccgaatataagacgatgtttttttcttggaaatacatctgaaaaaacgcggtcgtcttatattcggggtctagactttgacatgtcaataatacacccacaacaataggtggcgccaaaaacgcatataaCGAGtatgccatgaaatatgtaatgcaatgtgtgttgtaaagatcgtgaatgaaaacaaatgaaaaagaaaagcttacagcagcatgatcgtgacggtcatgttagcctgatgggaccaaacttcctctgtaagtgattttaaaacataagacagtacccagatttgaagactacaataagatttcacgtctacttttaataaaattttggtaggctactatgagatggatagcctatatgttatataattcagatgggctacctgttatttcaatggtatatcaaaaagtgtatatttttcaatatcattgttggtacattttaccagtatttaccatactttcaaaacaaaaattaaaataggaaaaatatgcaatttgaaaataatttaagaaaaaaatgtgttttatagagagaaaaacaaacaaacaaacaaacaataaaacaagatttggttttcaaaaagcctttttccaaaaggtacatctggaaaaaggggggtcgtcttataatcagggtcgtcttatattcgggacaatacggtaatttatatttctgtgaattttCCGCATcattcattacttcagtcttcagtgttacgtgatccttcagaaatcactctaaaatgctgatttgctgctcaagaaacatttcttactattatcaatgttaaaatgttgttgtgccgcttaatatttttgtagaaaatgtgcaaaaaaaattttcaggattctttgactattggaaaattcaaaagaacagcatttatttgaaatgcaaactgtttataacattataaatagcTTTACTATCCCTTTTAAACAGCTTAATGCATCTTtgatcttactgacctcaaatgATGCAACAGTCACATTTATTCTCAGAAGACGCTTTCTTTACTTACAAGAAAGTGACATATCACGTCAGTGGAAATCACCAGAAAAAGGACCTACGGTACTGATTACTGTCTGTAGTAGAAATATTGCAAACACCTGTGCTGAGGTGAAATAGAAAGGAAACTAATTTCTCATTTTACTAAGTTATCCCCTAAAAGACCACTAAACTTGCCCTGGGCAAGTTCTGCAGCTCACATAAATCTCTGTACAAACTATTTTACTGATAAGGCTAAACAGGAAAACAGTGGGGAAATTTCAGTCATGCACAAAAACGTGATGCGTAGGTGATCACACCCTGCTTAATGACAGGTTGTCTGGAATAAAGGTTAATAACACAGATTTAATTTCCCTGATATTTCAACGGGGACTTTACAAGTTAATTGCTTGTTGTGTTGATGCTTGTTTACTGCTCTAAATTCTTTCCATGTTGCTGATTCTAACTAACTCCTAATCAAAATGAAGACAGACATTTCATTTTTGCCCCTCTATCATacataaacctaccattaatgCGGCAGAATCAACTCACCTTCCCAATTAATTCATTTGAAAGATTCCACTGTGTTTGGGAAACCGGCCTACAGGATGATGACGGGATGCTACCTGAAGAAATTCACaatgaaaacattcattaaagTCCAAGCATTACAGCTTAGAGTTTACAGATTTTACATTCATATACAGTTactaaaagtgtctgctaaatgaataaatgtacataGTAGTACATGAAACCTAAAGTAAAGCCAGAACAAATGTTCTGAATCTGGAACACTTTTGATTAATGAAAAAAGACATGGAAaactgtgaagaaaaaaaaaaaaaggg
This genomic window contains:
- the tctn2 gene encoding LOW QUALITY PROTEIN: tectonic-2 (The sequence of the model RefSeq protein was modified relative to this genomic sequence to represent the inferred CDS: inserted 2 bases in 1 codon), which produces MRRSILCSAVAPHEEEESPYQRHIMARLSSSHVVFQFICIIIMLLNDGTICNVVFQPAFILASGPRISSFLVGNVSGISFSLSAVSSSNATGSIPSSSCRPVSQTQWNLSNELIGKNAVLVRLSLNRSLQLCGNETSVPDCCQEPLCLQETLLVSACXDETPKASLLIQTQIYAQFVPNKPPSENKTVIPNQVFEPLGRCPCDVSPGECDIRCCCDQDCTQDVLGLFVNQCLPGPFGGSFSPVPEYQCSSQSSENYPDWFPFLCVTSPSDNNPFLGFFYNGGTVSPKPSPSFQALQMTAPLPPINYRQGDPIFTKGDQYFTIPQNSGLGQCAENAPVAFLENFESQCVRRLQFCPPPSDDLRVDIKDGRAGIVTVSVVDEIADNLGLFLSNSREPISVRQQCDVVVALRYTLYWRENGLTAITVTRTTANITVPVSLTRRYSAVFENGNETSQSNSDDPGYQVKSPVIGGILDSDTEVIQRAQINLWQPGGDGLCSSAELRPALFGINSTSGCTIPVSLLNVTQCSQLRETVLDVLAGLVPATLVSTTGKPNFSNLSDWVNITTSVQNSSQPAESSNGECSAVPTNLRIHVWSGIMGSVQGVPQTFIQAVEISFIETTWRIECGMGMENPCSNPELMQNFPVTSSVTFTDNPLITQPPRSRFSINFTEFDCDRNDVCWPELAFPLTRYYTGEPYSQALAKGLILVFFFIAASVLGTPWRQIRQAWNTASL